In the Flavisolibacter tropicus genome, one interval contains:
- a CDS encoding helix-turn-helix domain-containing protein, with protein sequence MASKQVRSVSSFNNELKLKGFNVFQIESDGAATRIYSRKDFYKICLTTGKSVIKYADRSFETEGTILFFGNPHIPYSWETLSTSYIGYTVLFSEDFLKAGDRSESLLQSPLFKIGGTPVLKITDQQREFLNAIFQKMIQEQQSDYAYKDDLIRNYIHLIIHEALKLQPSDNYDQHKNAASRLTAVFLELLERQFPIEGTDRPLQLKTAQDYANSLSVHVNYLNRAVKEVTGKSTTAHISDRIISESKALLQHTDWNIADIAYALGFEYPTYFNNYFKRITGTNPKALRAQEV encoded by the coding sequence ATGGCAAGCAAGCAAGTGCGTTCGGTTTCCTCTTTCAATAATGAGTTAAAGCTAAAGGGCTTTAATGTGTTTCAAATAGAAAGCGATGGAGCTGCTACCCGCATTTACAGCCGCAAAGACTTTTACAAGATCTGCCTGACCACAGGCAAGAGTGTCATCAAATATGCTGACCGCAGTTTTGAAACCGAGGGCACTATTTTGTTTTTTGGCAACCCGCACATCCCTTATTCCTGGGAAACCCTTTCCACCAGTTATATAGGCTACACAGTCCTCTTTTCAGAAGATTTTCTAAAGGCAGGTGATCGCTCTGAAAGCCTGTTGCAGTCACCGTTATTTAAGATTGGGGGTACTCCTGTTTTAAAGATAACAGACCAGCAGCGTGAGTTTTTAAATGCCATCTTCCAGAAAATGATACAGGAGCAACAGAGTGACTATGCCTACAAAGACGACCTTATTCGCAATTATATCCACCTGATCATTCACGAAGCCTTAAAGCTGCAGCCTTCTGATAATTATGATCAACACAAAAACGCCGCTTCCCGACTTACGGCTGTGTTTCTGGAACTTTTAGAACGACAGTTTCCTATTGAAGGTACTGACCGACCGCTTCAGTTAAAAACGGCCCAGGACTATGCTAATAGCCTTTCTGTGCATGTTAATTACCTGAACCGTGCCGTAAAGGAAGTGACTGGTAAATCAACTACCGCCCATATCAGCGACCGCATTATTAGTGAGTCCAAAGCCCTGTTGCAACATACCGACTGGAACATTGCTGATATAGCATATGCACTGGGTTTTGAATACCCTACCTATTTCAACAACTACTTCAAACGCATCACCGGTACAAACCCAAAGGCTTTACGGGCGCAAGAGGTTTGA
- a CDS encoding DapH/DapD/GlmU-related protein yields the protein MDQLKSQNVFHQSNKDIFKRMKAGEPIRLDDPEYFKVLDVVNRTIALSADLNASTDVKQIRERLSKIIGTQLDESTTVFAPFYTNFGRFIQIGKNVFINHACSFLDMGGITIEDEVLIGPKVNLITENHPLDPADRRALICKPILIKRNAWIGAGATILPGVTIGENAVVAAGAVVSKDVPANTVVGGIPAKLIKTID from the coding sequence ATGGATCAATTGAAAAGTCAAAATGTCTTTCATCAAAGCAATAAAGACATTTTTAAGAGAATGAAAGCCGGTGAGCCCATCCGATTAGATGATCCGGAATATTTTAAAGTATTGGACGTGGTCAACCGTACCATAGCATTGTCTGCTGATCTCAATGCATCTACTGACGTAAAGCAAATAAGGGAACGGTTAAGTAAAATTATTGGTACGCAACTGGATGAAAGCACGACCGTATTTGCACCCTTCTACACCAATTTCGGCCGGTTCATCCAAATCGGTAAAAACGTATTTATCAACCACGCCTGCTCCTTTCTTGACATGGGTGGAATTACCATAGAAGATGAGGTGCTAATTGGACCAAAAGTGAATCTAATCACTGAAAATCATCCCTTAGATCCAGCAGATAGAAGAGCCCTTATTTGTAAGCCCATTTTAATTAAGCGCAACGCATGGATCGGTGCTGGCGCTACCATACTGCCAGGCGTTACCATTGGTGAAAATGCAGTAGTAGCAGCTGGAGCCGTAGTGTCTAAGGATGTGCCAGCCAATACAGTTGTAGGCGGCATCCCTGCAAAACTTATTAAGACCATCGATTAA
- a CDS encoding sigma-54-dependent transcriptional regulator: MQGSILIIDDEEQLRKLLSRIIGLEGYKVEQAGSLKEGLGIVKRKDVDILLCDVKLPDGNGVEFIKEVKKLSPLSEVILLTAFGNIIDGVQAIKNGAFDYITKGNDNDRILPLLSQAMGKVIAQKKAAVKINTPSVISFDSIAAESKSIQQAVSLAKRIAPTDATVLLLGETGTGKEVFANAIHVASKRKDHPYIALNCSAFAKDLLESELFGHRAGAFTGASKDKKGLIEMADGGTLFLDEIGELHPDLQAKLLRVLENGEYIKLGDTRVSKVNVRIIAATNRSLEKEIETGHFREDLYYRLNAFTIQLPPLRERLEDIETLSQVFLKQFSQQEGKQLLLSKEAIQLLKSYSWKGNIRELRNVMQRAVILTDESQILPMHLPYELQHRTDVLSPVSLAAVEKQHIQKILAYTNGNKTQAAKILGIGLVTLYRKLDEYELPK, encoded by the coding sequence ATGCAAGGCAGTATTCTTATTATAGATGACGAGGAGCAACTAAGAAAACTCTTAAGTCGGATTATCGGTTTAGAAGGCTATAAGGTTGAACAGGCAGGGTCATTAAAAGAGGGTTTAGGAATAGTAAAAAGGAAAGACGTCGACATTCTCCTCTGCGATGTAAAACTGCCTGATGGTAATGGCGTTGAGTTTATCAAAGAAGTAAAAAAACTTTCTCCTTTATCTGAGGTTATACTCCTGACGGCTTTTGGCAATATTATAGATGGGGTGCAGGCCATTAAAAATGGTGCGTTTGACTACATCACAAAAGGCAATGATAATGACCGCATACTTCCGCTCCTTTCCCAAGCTATGGGAAAAGTGATTGCTCAGAAAAAAGCCGCTGTTAAAATAAATACCCCATCTGTCATTTCATTTGATTCGATAGCTGCAGAAAGTAAAAGTATCCAGCAGGCAGTTTCATTGGCAAAGAGAATAGCACCAACCGATGCTACTGTGTTATTGTTAGGTGAAACCGGTACAGGAAAAGAGGTGTTTGCTAATGCAATTCATGTAGCCAGCAAACGAAAAGACCATCCCTATATAGCTCTAAATTGTAGTGCTTTTGCAAAAGATTTATTAGAAAGTGAGTTGTTTGGTCACAGGGCCGGTGCTTTTACCGGTGCCAGTAAGGATAAAAAAGGCCTTATTGAAATGGCTGATGGTGGTACCTTGTTCCTGGATGAAATTGGTGAATTGCATCCGGATTTACAAGCTAAGTTGCTACGCGTACTGGAAAATGGAGAGTATATTAAATTAGGCGATACTCGGGTTTCGAAGGTAAACGTACGCATCATTGCGGCAACAAACAGGAGCTTAGAAAAAGAAATAGAAACAGGACATTTTAGGGAAGACCTGTATTACAGACTGAACGCCTTTACCATTCAACTCCCCCCATTGAGGGAACGTCTGGAAGATATAGAAACATTGAGCCAGGTTTTCCTCAAACAATTTAGTCAACAAGAGGGCAAGCAATTACTTTTAAGCAAAGAGGCTATACAATTATTGAAATCATATTCATGGAAAGGCAATATCCGTGAATTGCGAAATGTGATGCAGCGTGCTGTTATATTAACGGATGAAAGCCAGATATTGCCAATGCACCTGCCTTATGAATTGCAACACCGTACCGATGTGCTAAGCCCGGTATCATTAGCCGCAGTTGAGAAACAGCATATCCAAAAGATATTAGCTTATACAAATGGTAATAAAACACAGGCGGCTAAAATCTTAGGTATTGGTTTGGTAACCCTATATCGAAAGCTGGACGAATATGAGCTTCCCAAATAA
- a CDS encoding alpha/beta hydrolase, producing the protein MKKLTFIMAASLLLLGQAFSQIKKADKMSMKEQTDHYTFSLSDKVSRQKVTFKNRYGIILTGDLYLPKNRGSESLAALAIGGPFGAVKEQASGLYANTMAERGFVTLAFDPSYTGESGGEPRNVASPDINTEDFSAAVDFLGLQSFVDRNRIGIIGICGWAGMALNAAAVDKRIKAVATTSMYDMSRVMAKGYYDKLTIEQRTTMLEQMGLQRWKDAEKGTSAPGPRILPEKLEGNEPQFVVDYFNYYRTPRGFHPNSPNSNGSWTATNALSFMNMPLLTYIKEIAPRPVLLIAGEKAHSRYFSEDAYKAAAEPKELMIIPNASHVDLYDRVNIISFDKLTAFFNEHLSQANGKVVANAAIGN; encoded by the coding sequence ATGAAGAAGCTGACATTCATAATGGCCGCATCCCTTCTATTGTTGGGGCAGGCTTTTTCACAAATAAAAAAAGCAGATAAGATGAGTATGAAAGAGCAAACAGATCACTATACATTTTCATTAAGTGATAAGGTAAGTCGTCAAAAAGTGACTTTCAAAAACCGCTATGGTATTATCCTAACGGGTGATTTATATCTTCCTAAAAATCGTGGCAGTGAGTCCTTGGCAGCACTTGCTATTGGTGGTCCATTTGGTGCGGTTAAAGAACAAGCTTCGGGACTATATGCTAATACAATGGCCGAGCGTGGCTTTGTTACACTTGCATTCGACCCCTCTTACACAGGTGAAAGTGGGGGTGAGCCACGTAATGTAGCATCACCTGATATCAATACGGAAGATTTCAGTGCAGCAGTAGACTTTCTCGGTTTGCAATCTTTTGTTGACAGGAACCGGATAGGTATCATTGGTATTTGCGGTTGGGCTGGCATGGCGCTGAACGCTGCCGCTGTAGACAAACGCATCAAGGCCGTTGCTACCACCAGCATGTATGATATGTCACGCGTTATGGCAAAAGGATACTATGATAAGTTGACCATTGAGCAACGCACAACCATGCTGGAGCAAATGGGGCTGCAACGTTGGAAAGATGCAGAGAAGGGAACTTCAGCTCCCGGCCCACGCATTTTACCTGAAAAATTGGAAGGTAACGAACCTCAATTTGTGGTGGATTATTTCAACTACTACCGCACTCCACGAGGCTTTCATCCAAATTCGCCCAATTCAAACGGTTCATGGACTGCTACTAATGCGCTGTCATTCATGAATATGCCGCTGCTGACCTATATTAAAGAAATTGCACCCCGACCAGTATTGTTGATTGCCGGCGAAAAAGCGCACTCCCGTTATTTTAGTGAAGACGCCTACAAGGCAGCAGCTGAGCCAAAGGAATTGATGATTATCCCAAATGCCAGTCACGTTGATTTATATGACAGGGTCAATATCATTTCCTTTGATAAACTAACGGCCTTCTTTAACGAACACCTGAGCCAGGCAAACGGTAAAGTTGTGGCAAACGCAGCCATTGGGAATTAG
- a CDS encoding NAD(P)-dependent alcohol dehydrogenase, producing the protein MEAVRPTTEGATTIKAKDVKAFGTEAATAPLDQLTIKRRKPTPHDVEIEILYCGVCHSDLHTARNEWHSTIYPCVPGHEIVGKIVNVGDHVKKFKVGDLAAVGCMVDSCRQCDYCKEGLEQYCEAGNTGTYNSPDKLLGTQTFGGYSESIVVDEAFVLRVPENLDLAATAPLLCAGITTYSPLKHWKVGPGKKVGVVGLGGLGHMGVKLAKALGAEVIVFTTSPSKVEDAKRLGADDVVLSKDDEQMARYAGKLHFVLDAVSAQHDINAYLSLLRVDGSLALVGAPEHPLPVAAFSLIPYRRNFAGSMIGGIAETQEMLDFCGKHNIVSDIEMINIQQINEAYERLLKGDVKYRFVIDMASLKQ; encoded by the coding sequence ATGGAAGCAGTAAGACCAACAACAGAAGGCGCAACAACCATCAAGGCAAAGGATGTAAAGGCATTTGGTACAGAGGCAGCAACGGCACCATTAGACCAGTTAACTATCAAGCGAAGAAAACCCACACCGCATGATGTAGAAATAGAGATATTGTATTGTGGTGTTTGTCACTCTGACCTTCATACTGCACGAAACGAATGGCACAGTACAATTTATCCTTGTGTGCCCGGACATGAAATCGTTGGCAAAATTGTAAATGTAGGTGATCATGTAAAGAAGTTTAAAGTAGGAGATCTGGCCGCAGTAGGCTGTATGGTTGACAGCTGCCGCCAGTGCGATTACTGTAAGGAAGGTTTGGAACAATATTGCGAAGCCGGCAATACTGGAACATATAATTCGCCCGATAAATTATTGGGTACACAAACCTTTGGCGGTTATTCAGAGAGCATTGTAGTAGATGAAGCTTTTGTTCTACGAGTACCTGAAAACCTTGACCTGGCTGCAACAGCACCGTTATTATGTGCGGGCATCACTACCTATTCACCACTCAAGCATTGGAAGGTAGGGCCCGGTAAGAAAGTAGGTGTTGTTGGTTTAGGTGGCTTAGGGCACATGGGTGTTAAACTGGCAAAGGCTTTGGGTGCGGAAGTAATTGTATTTACGACCTCTCCTTCAAAGGTTGAGGATGCAAAGCGCTTGGGAGCTGATGATGTGGTGCTGTCAAAAGATGATGAGCAAATGGCGCGTTACGCAGGTAAGCTGCACTTTGTATTAGATGCCGTTTCTGCGCAGCACGATATCAACGCCTACCTAAGTCTATTGCGAGTAGATGGTTCCCTGGCATTGGTAGGTGCACCGGAACATCCCCTGCCAGTGGCGGCTTTCAGCCTCATTCCTTATCGCAGAAACTTTGCTGGTTCTATGATCGGCGGTATCGCTGAAACACAGGAGATGCTGGATTTTTGTGGTAAACACAATATTGTTTCTGATATAGAAATGATCAACATTCAGCAGATCAATGAAGCGTATGAACGTTTACTGAAAGGCGATGTAAAATATCGATTTGTTATAGATATGGCCTCTTTAAAACAATAG
- a CDS encoding cupin domain-containing protein: MKRFMITSLAFATLLSLGCNKQAGKNASNNESESIFPKGDAGPDENFTGKAWNYGLVTNDSLYNTVVGNVYFEPGARSNWHTHPAGQILIITDGVGYHQIKGQPRQTIRKGAVVKCPPNVEHWHGASPDTGLQQLYIVPNTEKGIVQWLQPVTDQEYNNQ, encoded by the coding sequence ATGAAACGATTCATGATTACCTCCCTTGCCTTTGCAACGCTATTAAGCCTAGGTTGTAATAAGCAAGCAGGTAAGAATGCCAGCAATAATGAGTCAGAAAGCATCTTCCCAAAAGGAGATGCCGGCCCTGATGAAAACTTCACCGGTAAGGCCTGGAATTACGGATTGGTGACCAATGATAGTCTATATAATACTGTTGTAGGCAACGTTTATTTTGAGCCGGGTGCAAGAAGCAACTGGCATACACACCCGGCCGGTCAGATCCTGATTATTACGGATGGTGTGGGTTACCACCAAATAAAAGGACAGCCCCGGCAAACGATTCGAAAGGGAGCTGTAGTGAAATGTCCGCCAAATGTTGAACATTGGCATGGCGCCAGCCCAGATACAGGACTACAGCAATTGTACATTGTACCCAATACCGAAAAAGGTATTGTGCAATGGTTGCAACCTGTAACTGATCAGGAATACAATAACCAGTAA
- a CDS encoding NAD-dependent epimerase/dehydratase family protein: MKVIVTGATGMVGEGVLQECLGNPQIKEVLSVSRKSTGMTHPKLKEYIVADFLLLKEGDKTLNGYDACFFCAGVSSVGMKEPEYTRITYDTTLTFAKAVGPKPQMTFAYVSGAGTNSSEKGRLMWARVKGKTENDLMKLPFKQVIAFRPGAMKFTEGQKNVSKMNKFLSRLYPVFKIVLPNATSTLRQVGQAMIYAAQNGYEKNVVEVKDIKILVNSALK; the protein is encoded by the coding sequence ATGAAAGTCATTGTAACAGGAGCAACTGGTATGGTAGGTGAAGGGGTTTTGCAGGAATGTTTGGGAAACCCACAAATAAAGGAAGTGTTAAGTGTTAGCCGAAAATCCACAGGCATGACTCATCCCAAACTAAAGGAATACATCGTGGCAGATTTCTTGTTGCTGAAGGAGGGGGATAAAACATTGAACGGTTATGATGCTTGTTTTTTCTGTGCAGGGGTGAGTAGCGTAGGTATGAAAGAACCGGAATACACCCGCATTACCTATGACACGACGCTTACGTTCGCCAAAGCCGTTGGCCCCAAGCCTCAAATGACATTCGCTTATGTGAGTGGCGCTGGTACCAATAGCAGCGAAAAGGGGAGGTTAATGTGGGCACGTGTCAAAGGTAAAACCGAAAATGATTTGATGAAACTGCCGTTCAAGCAGGTGATTGCGTTCCGTCCGGGTGCTATGAAATTTACCGAGGGACAAAAAAATGTTTCCAAGATGAACAAATTCCTATCACGTCTCTATCCTGTTTTCAAAATTGTGTTACCAAATGCGACAAGCACGTTACGCCAGGTAGGGCAGGCAATGATTTATGCGGCACAAAATGGTTACGAAAAAAACGTAGTGGAAGTAAAGGACATCAAGATTCTGGTAAATAGCGCGTTAAAGTAA
- the kdpF gene encoding K(+)-transporting ATPase subunit F has translation MMTALFILSILVFIYLCYVLIKPEKF, from the coding sequence ATGATGACCGCTTTATTTATTCTCTCCATTCTGGTATTTATCTACCTCTGTTATGTGCTGATAAAACCTGAAAAATTTTAA
- a CDS encoding cupin domain-containing protein gives MEITRIGSQPSSKGPEDWFTGAVRIDPLFAPNDARRGAAASVTFEPGARTAWHTHPLGQTLIITAGCGWVQKEGSTVEEVHPGDVVWFEPNERHWHGATATNGMTHIAIQENLNGKVVDWMEKVSDEQYKGSK, from the coding sequence ATGGAAATAACAAGAATCGGTTCACAGCCTTCCTCAAAAGGACCAGAAGATTGGTTTACTGGTGCTGTACGTATTGATCCTTTATTTGCACCAAACGATGCAAGACGTGGAGCTGCAGCAAGTGTAACTTTTGAGCCGGGAGCTAGAACCGCATGGCATACGCATCCGCTGGGACAAACGCTTATTATAACAGCTGGTTGTGGCTGGGTGCAAAAGGAGGGAAGTACTGTTGAAGAAGTGCATCCTGGCGATGTTGTATGGTTTGAGCCCAACGAAAGGCATTGGCATGGTGCCACTGCAACTAATGGTATGACACATATCGCCATTCAGGAAAATCTAAACGGAAAAGTGGTGGATTGGATGGAAAAAGTTTCAGATGAACAATACAAAGGCTCTAAATAG
- a CDS encoding cyclophilin-like fold protein, with amino-acid sequence MKRILLLVFSAFSLITSCASCDKNGDVAIAGNGNNNTNPAGGKMKIKIGTSTFTATLYDNATAAAFKAQLPMTVSMVELNGNEKYVDLSRSLSTNASNPGTIQAGDLMLYGSSTLVLFYKTFSTSYNYTRLGRIDDPSGLAAAVGSGSVTVIFESE; translated from the coding sequence ATGAAAAGAATACTCTTGCTTGTTTTCAGTGCATTCTCACTTATCACCAGTTGTGCATCATGTGATAAGAACGGTGATGTTGCCATCGCCGGAAATGGTAATAATAACACAAACCCGGCGGGAGGTAAAATGAAAATAAAAATTGGAACCAGCACGTTCACTGCAACGCTGTACGACAATGCCACTGCAGCTGCATTCAAAGCCCAGCTACCAATGACCGTTAGTATGGTTGAGCTGAATGGAAATGAGAAGTATGTTGATTTATCCCGTAGTCTCTCAACCAACGCTTCCAATCCCGGAACTATTCAAGCGGGTGATTTGATGCTATACGGTTCTTCGACGCTGGTACTCTTTTATAAAACATTTTCTACCTCCTATAATTACACTAGGCTTGGGCGTATTGATGACCCTTCTGGACTTGCTGCTGCCGTGGGTTCCGGAAGTGTAACGGTTATTTTTGAATCAGAGTAA
- a CDS encoding NAD(P)-dependent alcohol dehydrogenase produces MENSNSMHACDHSRRRFIQQSAFLSAGVILAKPAQLLATANEQGTRAYNIKSKGYAGKDEHGKLALWNFERRAVGDNDVLIEIKYCGICHSDIHTIRGHWGKQQYPQVPGHEIAGVVTAVGKNVTKFKVGDKAGVGCMVNSCMQCESCKKGEEHHCETMGFTGTYGSPEKSSPSGISQGGYSNNIVVKDHFAIKIPDNIDLQHAAPLLCAGITTYSPMMQYQIKKGDKVGVVGIGGLGHMAIKIAVSKGAEVYAFTTSSSKVSDCKGFGAKEVIVVDGADKLKSWFGKLDYMISTVPYAYDMSNYISCVKPYGYFTQVGQPINGELTINNFNMIFNRVNFNGSLIGGIPETQEVMDYCAKNKIHPQIQIIKAEEINDAWEKVVNKQARYRYVIDAATF; encoded by the coding sequence ATGGAAAACAGCAACAGCATGCATGCGTGTGATCACTCAAGACGAAGATTTATTCAGCAGTCTGCATTTTTGAGTGCAGGTGTTATCCTTGCTAAACCTGCACAGTTATTGGCAACGGCAAATGAACAAGGAACGAGGGCATACAATATCAAATCGAAAGGCTATGCTGGAAAAGACGAACACGGAAAATTAGCCCTGTGGAATTTTGAACGCCGGGCAGTTGGAGACAACGATGTTTTAATTGAGATTAAATACTGCGGCATTTGCCATTCCGACATACATACCATTAGAGGCCATTGGGGAAAACAACAATATCCACAGGTGCCGGGCCATGAAATTGCAGGCGTTGTTACGGCCGTTGGTAAAAATGTAACCAAGTTTAAAGTGGGTGATAAAGCCGGCGTAGGTTGTATGGTAAACAGTTGTATGCAATGTGAAAGCTGTAAAAAAGGTGAAGAACATCATTGCGAAACCATGGGATTTACAGGCACTTACGGTTCACCTGAAAAATCCTCACCCTCAGGTATATCGCAAGGGGGCTACTCAAACAATATTGTAGTAAAAGATCACTTTGCTATTAAGATACCGGACAACATTGACTTGCAGCACGCTGCACCCCTGCTCTGTGCGGGTATAACTACTTACTCGCCCATGATGCAATACCAAATTAAAAAAGGTGATAAAGTAGGCGTGGTTGGCATTGGCGGTTTAGGACACATGGCAATTAAAATCGCTGTTTCAAAAGGTGCTGAAGTATATGCGTTCACTACTTCTTCTTCAAAAGTGAGTGATTGCAAAGGCTTTGGCGCGAAGGAAGTCATCGTGGTTGATGGAGCAGACAAATTAAAATCTTGGTTCGGCAAGCTGGACTATATGATTTCTACCGTCCCCTATGCTTACGATATGTCCAACTATATTTCTTGTGTAAAGCCTTATGGTTATTTTACACAAGTGGGCCAACCCATAAACGGCGAACTCACGATTAACAATTTCAATATGATTTTTAACCGGGTGAATTTCAATGGCTCACTAATTGGTGGTATTCCTGAAACACAAGAAGTGATGGACTATTGTGCTAAAAATAAAATTCATCCGCAAATACAAATCATCAAGGCTGAAGAAATTAACGATGCATGGGAAAAAGTGGTGAACAAACAAGCGCGTTACCGTTATGTGATCGATGCGGCAACATTCTAA
- the kdpA gene encoding potassium-transporting ATPase subunit KdpA: MNKELIGVFLTYGFTLILAIPLGKAIARWLRGEKSIWDFMAPLESAIYRFCSIDPNDEMNWKQHLKAMLTINLVWFIYGFVLLITQGSLFLNPDGNPSMTPDLAFNTVISFIVNCNLQHYSGETGVTYLTQIAAIAFFQFVSAATGIAVVFILFKALRDKVTDKLGNFWVFFVQSITRLLLPIAFVIAVILAFNGTPTSAEGKDSIVTLQGDSVQVSRGPAAGMIAIKHLGTNGGGWFGANSAHPLENPNYLTNTVELVAQVLIPIALVFALGFYLQRRKLAYVIFGVMTVGFLCLLIPTMVSEIGGSPAIAKMGVLQPTGAMEGKEVRFGPAISGYWSTVTTIISTGSVNSMHDSTMPLTGAMLLLGMMINSFYGGCGVGILNYFIFLIIAVFISGLMVGRTPEFLGRKIEAKEMKIASIIALLHPLIILAFTALSSYVLVHNPEANWAVKPASWLNNPGYHGFSEMLYEYTSSAANNGSGFEGLGDNNVFWNVTCGFALILGRYLPIIGPIAIAGLLAQKKYIPESAGTLKSDSYTFGLMTFAVIAIIAALAFFPALTLGPLAEYFSLY; this comes from the coding sequence ATGAACAAAGAATTGATTGGTGTATTTCTTACTTACGGCTTCACTTTGATATTAGCTATTCCGCTAGGAAAAGCTATTGCACGGTGGTTGCGTGGTGAAAAGTCGATATGGGATTTTATGGCTCCTTTAGAGAGTGCTATTTATCGCTTCTGCAGTATAGATCCCAATGATGAAATGAACTGGAAGCAGCATCTGAAGGCCATGCTGACCATAAACCTGGTTTGGTTTATTTATGGCTTTGTGCTATTGATCACACAGGGATCCCTGTTTTTAAACCCAGACGGCAACCCTTCCATGACTCCAGATCTGGCATTTAACACTGTCATCTCATTTATTGTTAACTGCAACCTGCAACATTACTCTGGTGAGACTGGCGTTACATACCTCACACAGATAGCAGCCATTGCCTTTTTTCAATTTGTTTCGGCAGCTACCGGTATTGCTGTTGTATTCATTTTATTTAAGGCCTTGCGCGATAAAGTAACTGATAAGTTAGGCAACTTTTGGGTGTTCTTTGTACAATCGATTACGCGACTCTTATTGCCTATTGCTTTTGTAATAGCTGTTATCCTGGCTTTTAATGGCACACCTACTTCTGCAGAAGGAAAAGACAGTATTGTAACGCTGCAAGGTGATAGTGTACAAGTAAGCCGTGGGCCTGCTGCTGGCATGATTGCTATTAAACACCTGGGCACAAATGGTGGTGGCTGGTTTGGGGCTAATTCCGCACATCCTCTTGAAAACCCCAATTACCTGACGAATACTGTTGAGCTGGTGGCACAGGTGCTTATTCCCATTGCACTGGTTTTTGCTCTTGGCTTTTATTTGCAACGCCGCAAGCTGGCTTATGTAATTTTTGGTGTCATGACAGTAGGCTTTCTTTGTCTGCTCATACCTACAATGGTTTCAGAAATAGGAGGCAGTCCAGCCATTGCAAAAATGGGCGTGCTTCAGCCTACCGGTGCCATGGAAGGTAAAGAAGTGCGGTTTGGTCCCGCCATCTCTGGCTATTGGAGTACGGTTACGACGATTATATCTACCGGCTCTGTTAACTCCATGCATGACAGTACCATGCCATTAACCGGCGCTATGCTATTGTTAGGAATGATGATAAACTCCTTTTATGGCGGATGTGGCGTAGGTATTCTCAACTATTTTATTTTTCTCATCATCGCCGTATTCATTTCAGGTCTGATGGTAGGCCGGACGCCAGAATTTTTAGGTCGTAAGATTGAGGCGAAGGAAATGAAAATAGCCTCCATCATTGCGTTGCTGCATCCATTAATTATCCTGGCATTTACAGCCCTGTCATCATATGTGTTGGTGCATAATCCGGAAGCGAATTGGGCGGTTAAGCCGGCCAGTTGGCTGAATAATCCAGGTTATCATGGCTTTAGTGAAATGCTCTATGAGTACACATCCAGTGCTGCTAACAATGGTAGTGGCTTTGAAGGCTTGGGAGATAACAATGTTTTCTGGAATGTAACCTGTGGCTTTGCGCTCATCCTAGGACGCTACCTACCTATCATTGGTCCTATTGCCATTGCAGGCTTGCTGGCACAGAAAAAATACATTCCGGAAAGTGCTGGCACTTTAAAGTCGGACAGCTACACATTTGGCCTGATGACCTTTGCCGTGATTGCCATTATTGCTGCCTTAGCCTTCTTCCCGGCACTAACCTTGGGACCATTGGCTGAATATTTCTCACTTTATTAA